A single window of Sporomusaceae bacterium DNA harbors:
- a CDS encoding YSC84-related protein, whose amino-acid sequence MRMTLVARVLAVLMLATVLVAPVAAAASVEERRGEVRKMADSTLGRLYKEKPSAQGAIESAAGYAVFSNHGFKLFLFGGGGGKGMAVNNGSGEEVFMKMAEVDIGFGLGIKKFSVIFVFETDKAFNSFVNDGWKFGGQTTAAATDGVSGDSFQGAVVVGPGIWMYQMTDKGLALELTAKGTRYYKDSDLN is encoded by the coding sequence ATGAGGATGACGCTGGTGGCTAGGGTGTTGGCGGTTTTGATGCTGGCAACGGTGCTTGTCGCCCCGGTGGCGGCGGCGGCGAGCGTCGAGGAGCGGCGCGGCGAGGTGCGCAAGATGGCGGACAGTACGCTCGGGCGGCTTTACAAGGAGAAGCCGAGCGCTCAGGGAGCCATCGAGAGCGCGGCCGGGTACGCCGTGTTCAGCAACCACGGGTTCAAGCTCTTTCTTTTCGGCGGCGGCGGCGGCAAAGGCATGGCGGTGAACAACGGCAGCGGCGAAGAGGTCTTCATGAAGATGGCGGAGGTCGATATCGGCTTTGGTCTCGGAATCAAGAAGTTCAGCGTGATTTTTGTCTTCGAGACCGATAAGGCTTTCAACAGTTTCGTCAACGACGGTTGGAAGTTCGGCGGCCAGACAACTGCCGCGGCTACAGACGGCGTTAGCGGCGATTCGTTCCAGGGAGCTGTGGTGGTGGGACCGGGCATCTGGATGTACCAGATGACCGACAAAGGGCTGGCGCTTGAGCTTACTGCCAAGGGCACGAGATACTATAAAGACAGCGATCTGAATTAG